The Augochlora pura isolate Apur16 chromosome 4, APUR_v2.2.1, whole genome shotgun sequence genome segment CTCTAAAATAATAGTTCTACTACACACTGCAAGAACATTATTTGGTACACAACCTAttctagttttaattattcatattatttttatatttatttaaatatgatgTATGGTTCTCcgaaaataacataaaacattttcaaatgtcatgattatttataaaattgtctctGTAAATCATGGAATGAAATCCAATTAATCAGAATATGATTTACAAAAAACGACTTGAGTTCAATGAAACAAATAGCGACTTTCTTGGAATCTTTTCAAGAggacttataaaataatatactcgtagttaataaaaatcgacgtaCACAGTTTTCAACTCTGAGAAGATATCTTAAACACTCTAATTAACAGTTCTAGAATAGTCTCTCCACAATGTCTGCTGTTTTTATCTACAATCTAAGATTCTAAAACCATTTATAACAATcaaacagaattaatttagatgGACGTCTACTGCATTTTTCAAGTGTActatatttcttctatatataaataattatatctgaaacattgtattaaataattagcaattttGAAGATAACAATGTGAAAGATTAAGATGGTTACCCTctagtatgtatatatatttatatctcatTCATACAGAACACttttgaaatacaatttatttctgtttgaaaAACTTATGTTTTTTGTGGTTGCATAATTAATGTGGTAATGACTTCAATAACTTATTACTATAAATGAGGAGAAACTTTGAATTAatgatattacaattatacacTGTTAACTAACCAGACTTTCATacagaatgaaatttaatacttccattattatcgaaaatatCGTAGACTTAAGTGAGATATcctgtacaatttaataatgttgatGTCGATTACTTCGAAATATGAAGCTGTCACGTTCTATATTCCTTTACAAATACCATAAAATCATTGCAATGGTAATGCATATTCTACAATAATCACGTCATAATTCTCACTACATATCGGACTGGTAAAAAATACCAGCACATTATTTTGCTTATTTTTGCATTGGATATAATCATTAATGACATCTgtactaaattttaaattacatttacaacTAATAAGTAGTACATATGTCAAACCTTCCTTTTGCGTAATTTAGCTTttgcttcttttaataaaagatcGAACGTGTTATCTTCATTCATTGGTGGTAAGTGCCCACTGCCAGGGGAACCACTTGCCATGCCATCTGTTAAAAgcaaaatacaattaaatttatgcTATTTCTCATATCCTTGACACAAACCCAATAATACTGAATTGCAATTGCATGCATCATAttgattgtaattaaatacatcTATAAAAAGATTGCAGTCTTATCAATTACACAAtccaacaaattttaacatatttctGTTGAACAcaaatttgaaaatcattCCTCGTCGTTTATCACATTCCACGATATGAAATACTAtgtaatatatgaaatattctgTACATttgtctaaaaaaaaaaacaccatCATATTGTGAATAACAAATGTGGAGTtccatttaaacaaaattactttggctttgatatattctattattctcaGCGACTTTtgcgataatattttctttaaaactaCTTAACTATTATATTCGCtgattgttaataaaaatagtaactgAAAAAATGTAGAACATAAGTGTCTAAATTTCACAATTATGATGATTATTACTACCTTAATTGCATATATATGCAAAAGCTACTTAATAGAACTTCTACCTtggaaaataacaaatttatccaaataaaaatctttagaTTTCTTTGGTAACAGAAAACAAACCTTAGATATATGCATCACTGATTAAACCAATGAATTACTTTCTACATATGGCCTCGGTATAATATTCACGtgtaaatgaattatattttaaattcaatataaataaaactccTTACCAAGATCAGCATATTTCACTTTACAAAATGCTCGGCGTCCTCCAAAACACAAATCATATCTAGGTAAAGATGGATCATCGTTACCATGTTCGACAGCTTCATATGCATCATTTTTGTAAGCAAACGTTACAAAACCATAATTATCCCTACGATGAAACGCAGTTATTAGAGATTTCATTGTATTTGTTTACATTAAGGAATAAATGGGACTAAAATATTTACCCATGTTCACGGAAATGTACGCTAATATCTACAACAGGTCCAAAGGATTCGAATCTTCTTCGTAAATCAGTTTTCGAAATTCCTTCTTCTAATCGTCCAACATAAATTACCCGTCGTTCTTCTACTTGTCTTTGCTTTTCTCTATCGTACCAGGCATCGTATGCTTTGTGGTAAGAACTCGACGGAGATCTAATACAATTAAAACTGTACTGATAATCTAAGtcttaatagtttattaaacgAGTTTAACAatcgtatttaaataacgttattGATATGACCGAATGTTAGTATGAAGCataataaattgatgaatttcaaaatactgCGCTTTTCTAGacttattgaattaaaagGCCTTTAGTATAATATGCACCTTCTCCAGTCCCTATAACTGTAACTGTTTGATGAGCGTGGTCTGTGTCTATCGTAACTTTTGTGATAGCgcctttcttttcttcgtcGTTCTGGCCATTTGCTTCTACCAAAATTAGAACGAGTTGAAGATCTATAAAGCAGATTTCAGAAAcctttaattaaagaatttatcttttttatatgGATTATGGTAAACACGTACCTTGAACAACTAGAATATCTTGAAGAACACTGAGACCTTGATCTGGACGATCTAGAACGTGATCGCGAGTATGTCGATTCTGAACTGAAAGTAGATCTAGTGTTTGAACGTGAACGAGATGACCAACTACTACTTGAACTGACAGAGCTACGCCGATGGCTTATTCTTCGATGACGAGTAATGCTGCGTTTACGAGATCTGCTTCTACTTCTACTACTTCGGCTTCTGCTTTTACTCctacttttacttttacttcTCGATCTAGATCGACTTGAACTAGAACTAATTCTGTGCTTCCTGTAGGATCGTTGGTTTTTGTTCACAACCTGTTTTtctctgaaaataattaaattatttaaaatctttatttcataataagaaattttacatCATTGAGAACTAATTCATCAATTAATCGCTGCTATTTGAATATGCACTACAGCATGATAGCTTCAATCAATCACTGCAAGCTGTATTACTGtcacaatataattttgcacaacaacttcattaaatttcacatttacaaattctatctattaaaaaatagcaagTATCCGTATAATTTTCAGCAGtaatttacatacatataaatactGGAACATATCATTTTAACTTCAgcgatgaattttaatcgcaaaaatatatataaataccgaagaataatatgtataaataattatcttatcCATTCATGTTTCCAAATGACAGATGTTCTTAAGCACCATAGAGAACAATTGGAAAGTCAGTATGGAAGTTTAAAAGcccatatttaaataaaaaattatcactgtacatttttccataaaaactggtaaaaaaatgagaaacacAAAAACGGTTTAAGTGTGACAATGAGGATTAACATGACAAAAATTTATCTCAATTGTTATCATTGAAATCGTATATTGAAATCGCTTAAATTATGCATACACATCATTTTAAACTAttggaaaatgtttataatattatttacctcTTTTCCTCATCCCTATCGTCAACATCAATTAAAGTTTTTGGAGGAAATTCAAACACAGTTTCATAGGTTTGTATTCCCACGTCGCAAGTTGTTGGTTTGGGGTGAACTTTTTCTTCATCTACATCTCCTTTTGGCTTTAAAATCGATACAATCTCTCTTTCAGACCAATTAAGACTACCGAAGTCGTCTTTAATAGGTTCGGTTGTTGTAGAAACATGATGAATATATACCAATGTCATAGGTTGTATTGGTGAATTTGTTCTACTATTATCACTACGATTTTGCTCTCTTCTACTTCTGTATTCTgctaaattcaattttttgcGGGGTGGCTTTCTATCTTCTTCTTGTGTAAGTTTCTCGTCAGTATTTTGGataataatacattgtttCTGATCATTtgaatcattattaataattactgcaTTTTCACAAGTGTTACTTATTACAACACTTGACGGTTGCACATTAAGTGGTTTCTTCAGTACAGAAATCATTTGTTTTGTTTTCTGAACCTCTCCATTCAtgcattttgttttatttaaagcacCACGTTGCAATTGCAAAATACTTGTTGCTAAAGCTgaacgtatttttatttcaggtGTTGAATGACTTGAAGACTCATTTCGGCATTggttaatagaatttatcgTTTTGTTTGACACATTGACACATTGAGAACTTTCTGTTTCTTGTAGACTTTCAACTTCAATCTGTTGTTTTGTACATGTGTTTACTTGAACACTGTTAAACACTGCAGTCCCTACTTGTTCTTCACGAtcacgatttatttcatttaattctgaTATACCATCTTTCTTTGCACTACTCTCAATGCAGAGTCCCCTTTGCtgcattaaaattttgttttcattacGTACTATTGTTGATTTTGTAACCATGACGTGACATTCGGTTCCTTGTCGATCACCATCTTTAACTGGCGTCGTCTTTTCACTGTCACTTGATTGCTTTTCATATTCACTATTGCTATCACTCATGGATGAAGTAGCGCTAGTACAATAATCATGATCCAATTGAACTAGTCCACCGTCAACAGTTCTAGttttagtattatttgttacctattataatgaaataaatagttattaaaCTTCATGTGAAATTAACTTCCCCATGTGctacagaaatgaaaaaagagtAATAgctttacttttataaactaCATACATTAATACCTGATAGGACTACTGTAATAAACAGATAGTTCCACCTTTGATTAATTTGAGTAAATcaacaaaatgcaattaaaaaaactattcgatattcaatattcattatactaaaaataagaTCTACATCTTTTCACTGCCCTAATGagtataattgaaacattAGAACCGCCGTCTTTTTGTACCaaagtaaaacaaaaatgattgatGATTATAAAGATTAGTTAGAGGATATACATGTGAGTGCAAGGattacgaaatatatatagaattaataatgttccattcttatgataaaatatgaaaagttGTAATAaacatgttatattatttaatacaaaaccACTGTTcttattaatagattttaactaatttttttaatcacatttcattttatgaaataaaatataagagaaaatacgtaaaataggAGCTATGTTCTCGTTGTTACAAatccttaaatttttataaaatgtatggagattattatttcaaaatcaaaCTGAAAGTATCAACAAAACTTAATAACTATTGTTTCAGTATTAATACATTGATGATATCATTAAAGCTTAATGAATCAAGTAAATCAAATACATCTTTATGtttcctaaataaatataagtttaatttattctacaaaagaaaaacaagtattgtattttttgCTTAAAAGTTGAAATACTAATTTTGTTATGATCAGCAAACGTTGTTTAGTCTTAAAATACAAagatgaatttaaattttataaacatataatcACAATTATACTcactatttttaaaagcttATTTCGAGAAAGTGTGGCAGCAGCATCTTGCATACGGGTTCCATTAGTACGAGCATTACTCTGTATACTTGGCATTGTTggtattattgaaataagtTTCTTACGTCCAGATGTCTATCATAAATTCCCCACATTATTAAtgagtatttattttaaacaaaaatgtatttcacgAAAAGgttatattttcgtatattCACCTTTATCTTTTCTATTACTTCTTTGGATAGCGCATTTCTAATATTCTTATGAAAACTCGAAACTTGTGATAATGACTTTTTAGAAGTAGCGGATCCAGGTTCCTTAATAAGTTGCTGTTTTTTAGAACAGTTTAAACTTGGATCTTGATCAGAATCTGTATTACTTTTGCTAGATGAATCAGAcgatactatactattttcGGAAGCttcaaatttttctagtaAACTTTCAACACTTCCAGCTTCCAggactaataataattataaattcattatagtACATTCTTACAAGTTCATTGATCtcaattatcttaaaataCTGCAAGTTGATTTATTACCTGCTAATTGATTTGTATGAGATTTATTGTTATGATTACTACTTTTCATATCTTTATTTGGAATTAcagtcttttctttttttctcttcttttgtTTTGTTAGCATATTTGCAGTGATATTAATTCCTATACTGTCAGACTTAggtatattcttttttacctTGCTTTGACTGCTTTTAGAGTATAAATAACCTTG includes the following:
- the LOC144468821 gene encoding uncharacterized protein LOC144468821, giving the protein METGFLNFHDEEHFSDFSLPLEQHLMEKPQDLLMHIVENDFDYMETHLDIANSDSLWSNEHERTEDVEEMSIAEIPTISKMDNIKEDFAKVLTDWQEHIGYLQTSDIDEYMDIIGLNMNNTDRKSICNSETVFQDEQVAQTLEPECYKAKQVELKRECLQNSKHIHEPSSSNKNTENLVEQNPYHKIADAIKSCDKRLDVEYKQGYLYSKSSQSKVKKNIPKSDSIGINITANMLTKQKKRKKEKTVIPNKDMKSSNHNNKSHTNQLAVLEAGSVESLLEKFEASENSIVSSDSSSKSNTDSDQDPSLNCSKKQQLIKEPGSATSKKSLSQVSSFHKNIRNALSKEVIEKIKTSGRKKLISIIPTMPSIQSNARTNGTRMQDAAATLSRNKLLKIVTNNTKTRTVDGGLVQLDHDYCTSATSSMSDSNSEYEKQSSDSEKTTPVKDGDRQGTECHVMVTKSTIVRNENKILMQQRGLCIESSAKKDGISELNEINRDREEQVGTAVFNSVQVNTCTKQQIEVESLQETESSQCVNVSNKTINSINQCRNESSSHSTPEIKIRSALATSILQLQRGALNKTKCMNGEVQKTKQMISVLKKPLNVQPSSVVISNTCENAVIINNDSNDQKQCIIIQNTDEKLTQEEDRKPPRKKLNLAEYRSRREQNRSDNSRTNSPIQPMTLVYIHHVSTTTEPIKDDFGSLNWSEREIVSILKPKGDVDEEKVHPKPTTCDVGIQTYETVFEFPPKTLIDVDDRDEEKREKQVVNKNQRSYRKHRISSSSSRSRSRSKSKSRSKSRSRSSRSRSRSRKRSITRHRRISHRRSSVSSSSSWSSRSRSNTRSTFSSESTYSRSRSRSSRSRSQCSSRYSSCSRSSTRSNFGRSKWPERRRKERRYHKSYDRHRPRSSNSYSYRDWRRSPSSSYHKAYDAWYDREKQRQVEERRVIYVGRLEEGISKTDLRRRFESFGPVVDISVHFREHGDNYGFVTFAYKNDAYEAVEHGNDDPSLPRYDLCFGGRRAFCKVKYADLDGMASGSPGSGHLPPMNEDNTFDLLLKEAKAKLRKRKV